The Novipirellula caenicola genome segment TTGGCATCGGGTTGGACTTCGTGGCCTTTCGCGAACAGGTTTTCACAATACGGATCGTAGTGCGAAAAATCGTGGCCACGGTCACGCATCATCCGTGTGAACATGCCATAGCCGCCGCCGTAGTCGACGCCTGATTCGACCCCCGGCAGCACCAATCGCAGCGTGCGATCGACAATCTTTGCAAACGCTTCGTTTCGCCCTACCAGTCCAACGTCCGTCGACACAATGGCCGAGTCATACGCTTCGTCTAGCCAGTACGGGGTTTCGGTTTGAATGAATTCGCAATCGGTACAGCGAAAGTATTCGATCTCGTAGCGGCTCAGGATGGTTGCTCGTGCGAATGATTCCGAACGTCCGTTGCAGACGAGGCAATCCACTGCCATGGCCGGGCCCTTGAAAAGGTTATCAATTACGCGGCATGACGCACGCAATTTCGATTTAGTAAGTCTTCATAGACCTTTATCGTCTGCGCGGCAGTGTTTTCCCAGGAAAAATAATCGGCACGGCAATGACCGGCAGCAATTTTGCTATCACGGTCGGTGATGGTGTTGTTGCCAGCGGCAATCAGCAGTTCGGCAAGCTCGTCGACGTTTTCGGGGTCAAAGAAATAGCCTGCCGAGCCCGCGACTTCTCGCAGCGCAGCACAGGATGAGGCAAAGACCAGGCATCCATTGATCATTGCTTCGAGCACAGGCAATCCAAAACCTTCCATTTTCGAAGGGAAAACAAAGGCGTTGCAGTGCTGGTACAGCGTTTTCAGTAACGAATCGTCAGCGGCAACGTACAGCTGCGTGCGGGGATCCTCGTTGGACCATCCCAGCGCAGCCTGCTCACGCGGTTTCATTCGCGGGCCCACCAGCACGAGGTTCAAATCGGGCGTTGCCTGCTTCATCTTGTTCCAAGCACGCCACAGCAAGTCAAAATTCTTGTAGCCCCCGCGTCGACCGACGAACAACACGAACGGACGCCCACGGAGTTCTTCGGGCAGCGGAGCAGCATTCACATTGGCCAATCCACTTCCCAGCGAGGTGATCGAAGCACGATCTGCGGCAGCCGGAAACCGCTCGCACAATTCGTCGTACGTGGTTTGCGAAATGCAGCAGATATGGTCCGCCACGTCGATCGCCCTGGCCTTCATCGTCAATGACTTGCCAGTCGGATCGGTATCGGGAAACGCTTCGTGGATAAAGTCGTAGACCGTGATCACCGTTGGCACGGCAGACCGCTGGATCGGACGTCGGCACAGACCTTGGTAATAGGTCCAATGGACAAGGTCGGCTTGCTGTGCTCGCATCCGTTGGTTGATCCGGCCGTGCTGGGCAGGATGCCAAAGTTTCCGCAGGAACTTCAGCGGCGGCCGCGTTGCCACCGTTTCGTATTGAAAATGAGGGTGCGTAATCCCCGACGCCGGTTCTTCCGGTCCTAGCATGATCGGCGTGGTTTGCGCCGGAAGTCGATTGATCAGCTCGACAAAATAACGTGCAACGCCTCCGCAACGAAGCATCTCGAATATGGAACCTTCGTAAAGAACTCGCATGCTATCGTTAACTATGGTCAGAGAATGGAGTGAACGGAATGAAAACGGTGTTGGCCAAGTGGAGGCGATGGGGACGATGAAGGGTGCGGTCGATTCGTAGGTCCCAGCGAAAGTGGCGAAATCGGTTCGGAAACCATCTGCCGTTATCGTCAGGGGGGAGTTTCAAGGGGGCTCGACTGGGGAGCCGGTGTTGCCCCGTAGGTCCGTTGTAGCAAACTACCCTGGTTTGGAGAAAGAGAATTCGAGGCCGTTCCCACCAGCTTTTCGTCCTTTGCAGTGTCTGTCCCTTTGTGAGGGCTATGTCCCCGTTTCCAGGGGACTGTTTCCTGGGCACTGTCCCCGCCATCGCTATCCCCTCCAGTCTACCCGTCTACCGGGACTGTCCCTTTAATTTCAGTCCTTCTGATTTCACGAGTCTGCCCGCAAGTTCTCCTGTTTTTTGGTTGCGTCAGGTTCGCATGGAAGCGGTGCCCGTCTCTTGCTTGCAAACGCTCTCCCAGCCTCCCCCCCTCGTCGGGCTCTGTCCCCGATGAGGTCACTGTCCCCAATGAAGTCAGTCCTCACTAAAACACGCAAAAAACGCTTGAAAAGCATGGATCCCCCAAAAACAGGCTCTGTCCCTAGTGAGGTGGTCCCTAGTGAGGTGGGCTCTGTCCCTGGTGAGGTGATTGCTAGCATTTGTTGGTGGGCGGATGGGGGCTGGCAGGAATTGGCTTGCTCTGCAGGACCTCTCACACAACCAAACCGCTGGGCAAGTCTGGTTCTGATCGGCTTTCTCGGCTCTTGGCTTGCACGCTTTTCTCACAATCCATCTCCCTTAACACCGCCTCTCCATTTCACTGCCGTTAATGAACGTATGATCCCCATTCCGCGAGACTGCGGAAGTTGGGGCGTTGCGTCGAGATCAGAGGCTAGCTCAATCCTCGGCCCACTCTTCAGTCGGGTTCGCTTGGTTCCGGCCGCTCCTACGTGCAGCCCGGCCGCTATCCGCATCGCGGCGCACCAAATCAACAGCCAAGTGCCGTCTGGTTGGGGCGAGTGATCGTTTGAATCTCTTGAATCTCTCTGCCGGGCGGCTCCACGCGGATCTGCCATAAAAACGCCCGTTTACTACGACAAGTGGAGGGCATCGGGCGTCGGTAGGTGAGCTAAGTCGAGTGCGGATTCTCAGTCATCGGGTTCTTGAGGGGCTTATTTGGCTTAGCCAGCGGTGCCGAGCAAAGAAATACGGTGCCGCAAGCCCCCATTGGCCTCGACGATTCTGCGGTTTGCCTGCTACATTGCCCCGCTTGCCCAATTCGGCATTCTCCGACAGCCCATTACTATTCACAGGCCACCTACGCCGTGATCGTCATTCTGCAAAGCAACGTAACGGAAGAGCAAATCGATCACGTGCTTCGTCGGATCGAGGCTCTCGGGCTGCAACACCACCTCAGCCGTGGGACGTTTCGCACGATTGTCGGCATCATCGGCGACGAAGAAAAACTGCAATCCGAGCCGCTGCACGCGATTCCTGGCGTGGCCCAGGTCATCCCCGTCCTGCCGCCCTACAAGCTGGCCTCGCTCGAAGCCCACCCCGAACCGAGCATCGTCGACGTTTCTGGGGTGAAAATCGGCAATGGGCATCTCGGCATGATCGCGGGCCCGTGCAGTGTCGAAGACCGCGACCGCATGTTTCGAATCGCAGAAAGCGTCTGCGAATCGGGAGCAAACCTGTTCCGCGGCGGCGCCTACAAGCCACGAACCAGCCCCTACGCGTTCCAGGGACTTGGCGAAGCCGGTCTGAAGCTACTTCGCGAAGTGGGCGACAAGTTCAATATGCCGGTTGTCACCGAGGTTACCGATCCTCGTTTGGTGGAATTGGTCGCTGAACATGCGGACATGTTGCAGGTTGGTGCACGCAACATGCAGAACTTTGCCTTGTTGACCGAAGTTGGCAAGTCGAAGCGGCCAGTGCTTCTAAAACGCGGCATGAGCGCTACGATCACCGATTTGTTGATGTGTGCCGAGTACATTCTGTCGCAAGGCAACATGAACGTGGTGCTCTGTGAGCGTGGGGTCAAAGGGTTCGACAGCGCGACGCGGAATCTGTTTGATGTTGCCGCGGTTCCTTTGATTCATAATTTGTCGCACTTGCCCGTGATCGTGGACCCGTCGCATGCAACAGGTCGGCCGGATTTGATCCCCGCCTGTGCATTGGCCGGTTTGGCCGCTGGAGCCGATGGCGTGCATATCGAAGTGCACGATTGCCCCGAAGAAGCCAAAAGCGATGGGCCCCAAGCTTTATTACCCGATCAATATCGTCAGCTAGCAGACCAAATGAAAGAACTTGCTAAGCTGTTTGGAAAAACTGTGTCCCCGCTTCCGGAGAAAATGGGTTGAGTCGTCAAACAATCATTGCTGGTAACTGGAAAATGAACACTCGTTGTGACAGTGCAGTGGCACTGGCCAAGGGAGTGGTTGCCGCCGTCGGTGAAACACCGTCCGTTCAAGTGGTCCTCTGTCCACCTTCGGTCTATCTGTCCAGCGTTGCGGATGCAGTCGCGGGCACTCCAGTCCAATTGGGGGCCCAAAACCTGTACGCTGCCGAAGATGGGGCGTACACCGGCGAAGTCAACGCATCGATGTTGACCGATGTCGGTTGCGGCTTCGTGATCCTGGGCCACAGCGAACGTCGTGCGTTGATGGGCGAAACCGATGCGGACGTCAGCAAGAAGCTGCATGCGGCGCTTGCCGGCAACTTGGTGCCAATCGTGTGCGTCGGCGAAACGCTCGAAGAGCGTGAAGCGGGTAAAATGGAAGAAGTGATCGAAACGCAAGTTCGTGGATCGCTGGAAGGACTTGATGAAGTTCGCGCGGCCGGAATCGTCGTGGCCTACGAACCAGTATGGGCGATCGGCACTGGCAAAACGGCCTCGCCCGAGCAAGCCGAAGAGGTTCATGCCCTGATTCGCAAATTGTTGGGCGAGATGTTCACAACCGACGTAGCGGCACAGATCCGGATTCAATACGGTGGCAGCGTCAAACCAGGCAATGCCAAGGAATTGCTTGGACAACCGAACATTGACGGAGCTTTGGTCGGCGGAGCGAGTCTGAAAGCCGAAGACTTCGCAGGAATTATCGCGGCTGGCTGAAAACCGCACCGCCGCGGAACACACAACTACTAATATTGTCTATTTGAAGGACGAACAAAGTCATGATCGCTCAGATCGCTGGATTTTTGCTGATTGCGTCGCTTGAAGGAGCCATCTTGGGCTTCTTGATGGGATTTTTGTCGCTGTTTTTGATTCTGTTGGTGCTGATCCAACGTGGAAAGGGTGGCGGATTGACCGGAGCACTCGGAGGTCCTGGTGGACAAAGTGCATTTGGTAGTAAGGCCGGAGACACCTTTACCGTGATCACCGTGGTCGTTGCAACCGTGTGGGCGTTCTCGTGTGCATTCACCATGTGGTTGCTCGGCACCCATGCTTCGACGACGACCGCCGATTCGGTGATCAAGTCCGGTGGTGGCGACAAAGATCCAGCAGGCGAAACGTTCAAACTGCCCAAGCTTGATGGCGAAGGAACCACCGGTCTAGGTGCGGGACTGTCCAGCGGCGAAGCGACCACCGAAAGCTCGGAGACGACCGAAAACTCAGTCGAACTAACTCCTGCGACCAGCGGTGCAGTTGCCGACGCCGACGATGCTAGCAGCGAAGCAGATGCAGGCGAAACCACCGATGCCGCTGCGACGGACACCGCAGCAGAACCGGCTGACAGTGACGGCGACAAGTAGACTGCATGAGCTCTGTGACTCCTGAAAATGCTCGCAGCATGACCGGTCAAGGTCATGCGTCGCTGCAAACGGATCTTGGTACGTTTGTGGTGGAGGTGCGCACTGTCAACAATCGCGGTTTCAAATGCTCGCTGCGATCAAGCGACGGACTATCGGCGTTTGATTCGCGAATCGAGTCGTTGGTTCGCAAGTTGATCCATCGCGGCAGCATCAATCTAACGGTCACTTGGAAGCGGCCTTCCTCGGAAACGCTGCCTCAGATTGATCAAGCGGTGTTGGGTGCCTATTTCGAGCAGCTTCAGCAGGCTAAGGCGACGTTTGCCGGTAATGGTGTGACGATCGATTTGGCGCAGTTGGCGATGTTGCCAGGCGTGGTGGTCCCGCGGTCCCAAGAACGCGTCGACATGCCAGCGGTTTGGTCGGCGGTCGAAGAGGTGATTCGCGATGCAGTCGCAAGTCTCGACCAAATGCGGGCTCACGAGGGAGCGCATATGGCGGCGAGTTTGCGAGAGGATTGTGATGTGATCCGCGATCACGTCGATCGGATTGCCGAGCTTGGACCGCGAAGCGTCGATACCTACCAAAAGCGTTTAGAGACCAAGATTCAACGCGTGTTGGCTCAGCATGACATCGAAGTGCCAATGATCGATCTGTTACGCGAAGTTCAGATCTATGCCGACCGAGTGGACTACAGCGAAGAGATCACCCGGCTGGGCAGCCATTTGCAGTTGTTCTTGCAAACGCTAAGCGGCAATGCCTCAGGCGGCAATCAGGCCGCTGGCAGTCACCAGGCCGTTGGCAGTAACCAGGCCGCTGGCGGTGGCGAAGCGGCGGGCGATCCCGAGCCATCGGGCCGCAAACTCGAATTTATTGTTCAGGAGATGCTGCGAGAAACAAACACGATCGGCAGCAAGGCGTCGCAGACGGAAATTTCGGGGCATGTCGTCGAGATCAAGTGTGCAATCGAACGGATGCGAGAATTGGTCCAAAATCTCGAATAATCCAGCGAAGGCAAGACATGAATTTGGAACAATGCGGTCGGCTGATCATCATTTCCGGTCCGAGTGGAGCGGGTAAATCAACGGTGGTGCGCCGATTGCGAAAAGAGTGCCCGTTGCCACTGCAATCGAGTATCTCGGCGACCACCCGCGGCCCACGGCCTGGGGAACAGCACGGAGTGGACTACTTTTTCTTGAGCCACGACGAATTTGAGCGGCGACGCAAAGCGGGCGACTTCCTAGAGTGCAAGGAGGTGTTCGGGCGTGGCCATTGGTATGGCACGCTCCGCGATCAGGTCGCCACTGGTCTGGAAGCTGGCAAATGGGTTATTTTGGAGATCGATGTCCAAGGGGCCTTGGCAGTCCTCGATCACAAAGAGTTCAGCCCGATTACACTGTTCATTCACCCCGGTGGGATGGAAGAGCTCGAGCGGCGGCTTCGCACACGCGGGACCGAGTCCGAGGAAGCGATTGCAGCGCGGCTGGAAACCGCCTGCCGCGAGATGCAGTTCATGCATCGTTACCAATACGAAATCATCAATGGGTCGGTCGATCGAGCCGTCTCGGAAATCTGCCAAATTTTGAAAGACCAAAAGGAAAAACAACCATGCTCGAAGAGCTAAAAGAAGAAGAGATCGTTAACAAGGTCGGTGGTCGGTTTAAATTAAGCACGCTGATCCAAAAGCGTTTGGTGCAATTAAACCAAGGCAGCCGGGCGCTGGTGAACGTCGATACGCACGACAAAATGACGATTGTGTTGCAGGAAATCATGCAAGACAAAATCGTCTTGAACATGGACAACGAAGTCCAATCGCTCGAAGAACTCACCGCGGCTGCCGATGCCGCTTCGGACGGCCCTGATTTGGATGCGTCGGATCTATGAGCGAGCAGAGGCGAGCAATCTTGCTCGCCGTCGGTGGGGGGATCGCGGCCTACAAAGCGGCGACCGTTTGTAGTCGACTCGTTCAATCGGGTTACGATCTGCGTACGGCCATGACCTCATCGGCATCTCAATTTATCGGCGCCGCCACTTTCGCGGCGCTGTCCGGAAAAACGGTCGCTCAGGATTCCTTTGATCCTGGGCGATTTCCGTTAGGGGCTCACATCGAATGGACTCGCGATGTGGACTTGTTGATCGTAGCTCCGGCAACTGCGAATCTTTTAGCAAAGTTTGCTTCAGGGCTCGCCGACGATCTTATAAGCACGATGTACTTGCAAGCCGAATGTCCCGTTTTGCTGGCACCGGCGATGAGTGCGTCGATGTGGAGCAAGCCGGCGGTCCAGCGGAACGTCGAGACGTTGCGTCGCGATGGATGTCATTTTGTCGGTCCGGAATCGGGTTGGCTTAGTTGCCGTGTTCGTGGCGAGGGACGGATGGCCGAACCGGATGCGATTGTCGCTGCGGCGATTCAGCGATTGCCTGAATCTTGAGGGCGGCCTGCGTCCAAGCTCGCTGCCTCCGATGCTGGTCGAGTCTTCGGCCGGCTGCATGATGTTTGACTTTTATTCTAATCTCTCTTTGCTGCGTTTCGCGGTACGAGCCAAACCATGACTGTCTTTGTTTTCGGGCACCGCAATCCCGATACCGATGCGATTTGCAGTGCGATTGCCTACGCCGATTTTTTGAAGAAAACGACGCGTCCCGATGCAGTCGCCGCTTGTTGTGGGGCCCCCAACCAGCGGACTGAATTCGCGCTGCGGAAAGCCAAGTTGCCGCCGCCGCGAATCATCATGGATGTGCGGCCCGAGATTGAGGACGTGTGCCAACGCGACGTCGTCTTTGCTCGTCAATCCGAGGTGTTCTACGAAGTCTACCAGCGGATGAAAGAGCATGGTCTGCGGGCGATTCCGATCGTCGATGACAACGACAAGGTCGTCGGGATCGTGACGCTATTGGAACTGCTCGAATTGGTGCTTCAAGGCGGCGTTGATCCGATCCATTCACGCGAGGTTTGCAGTAACCTGACCAAAGTCGCTTCGGTGCTGGGCGGGACGTTCCAGCACGTCGTTGACCCCGACCGGACCGACGAGTTCGTTGTGACCGTTGGGGCGATGAGCGCCGAAGGATTCACGCAGCGGATGAATCAGTTTTCGGCCGAGCGGTTGTTGGTCGTCAGCGGCGATCGACCGACGATCCAATTGCCCGCACTCGAGTTGGGCGTTCGCGCCATGGTGATCGCGGGCGGTTACGAATTGTCGAGCGGGTTGTTGCACTTGGCCCAGGCCCGCGGCGTCTCGGTGATCATCAGTCCCTATGACACGGCGACCACCACGATGCGAATCAAGGCGGCTCGCTTGATCGATTCGGTGATCCAACGCGACTTCATTTCGCTGCCGGCAAAGATGCCGGTCGAAGCGGCACGTCAACAAATCTTTCGCTCTTCGCAAACCGTCTTTCCCGTACTCGACAACGGAAAACTCGTCGGCGTGCTCAGCAAGAGCGACTTGGTCAACCCGCCGATGCCCGAATTGGTATTGGTCGACCACAACGAGTTATCGCAAGCGGTGCAGGGGGCCGAAGACGCGATCATCACCGAGGTGCTCGATCATCATCGCCTTGGCGGATCGCTCAAATCGTCCAATCCGATTCGCTTCACCTTGGAACCGGTAGGGTCGACCTGCACCCTCGTCGCTCGCTTGTTTCGGCAGGCGGATTTGAAACCCTCTGCTGCGGTGGCGCTGTGCATGGCGTCGGGCATCATCAGCGACACCTTGTTTTTGCGTTCGCCCACCACCACCGATGTGGATCGCGATATTTTGCAGTGGTTGCAGCAGTTTTGTGCGTTTGACTTGGAGGAATACGCGACCGAGTTCTTCGAGGTCGGTTCGGCGCTGCGATCCGGAGAAGCAGGCCGTGTGGTGCGTGAAGACTGCAAAGAATTTGAGGAGGCGGGAGTCAAATTCTCGATTTCGCAGATCGAAGAAATTGGTTTTGACTTGTTCTGGGAGCGCAAGGATGAATTGGCCGCAGCGCTTGAGCAATTGGCAAAAGACAACCAGCTCGACTTCTCTGCGCTGCTGGTCACCGACATCTCCAGCAACGGCAGCCTGTTGTTGATGAGCCGCGAACCGGAGGGGTGGGATGAAATCAACTACCCGGAACTCGAAGAGAATCTGTACGAACTCGAAGAGGTGGTCAGTCGCAAAAAACAATTGCTTCCGTTGATCATCAGTTTGCTCGATTCCGCCCCCCAATCCAGCTGATTGCCGCTATGATCCTTCATCCCTTTGTGCTCACCTCCGCTCGGCTTGGGAGTCCCTAACGATCGAAACGCTCAACGAATCCATCTACGACCATCCAAAATATTACGATCTCGTGTTTGGCGCCGATTGCGCCGCCGAGGTCAAGTTCATTAAGGGCTGCGGAAGTGAGTGGATGCAGCGTGCTCCGAAACGGATGTTTGAGCCCGCTTGTGGCACCGGCCGGCTACTCTATGCACTTGTCAAAAAAGGGTTCCGCGTCGACGGGCTCGATTTGAATCCCAAGGCGGTCGAGTTTTGTAATGCTCGTTTTCGTCGTCATGGCGTACGGGAATCCGCCTTTGTCGCCGACATGTCGGACTTCACAACGAAGTGGAAATGCGATCTGGCGTTTAACACCATCAATAGCTTTCGCCATCTCTGTAGCGAGCGTGAGGCACGGGGGCATTTGCAGTGCATGGGCGAAGTCGTTCGCCCCGGCGGGCTGTATCTGTTGGGCATCCATTTGACCCCGACCGAAGTCGCCCCGAGTGAGACCGAGTCGTGGTCGGCGCGACGCGGACACTTGGCAATCAGCACGCACATGTGGACCAACGAACGAAATACGGAAAGCCGCATTGAGCGGTTTGGCATTCGTTTTGATATCCACAGTCCATCGCACAGTTTTCGGATCACCGATGAACTTGTGTTGCGAAGCTATACCCCAAAACAGATGAATCGATTGATCCAATCGAGCAAGTGTTGGGAGGTCGCTGCCACGTACGACTTTGGTTACGACCTGGATCATCCCATCGAGGTCGACGCATCGACCGAGGATGTAGTCTATGTCTTGCGGCGCAAGCCGGACTGACGTGCCGCCTGATTGGCGACTTCTGTACCAAGTGTCTTCTAAAAACGCGGCAAGCGGTTATCGCCTTCGCGATCGTCCTGAGGAAGCAAAAAGAATCGCTCCGATCAATGTCAAAATCGCGACACCGCCCGCGATGGCCGCATTTTGTCCCCAACCCTGCTTCAAATTTTGGACCCGTTTGTAGCCATAGGGGACAGGCAGTTCGAGCCCAGCCTCTTCCATCTGCTCGTATTCCCGCAGCAGTTCAGCGGGATTTCGAGTTGGGTAAACGTCGCGGACCTCTTGCAGATGGATCTCGGTGTTGACCGGGGCGTCGATCAGTGCCCAGCGAATGCCGCAGTAAGCGGCAATCAATAGGCTTGCGGTGCAAATCAGCCCCAAAGCCAGGGTGCCGAACGTCCGGCCCGAGCCGGCTTCGTTGTAGGAAGGGGGCTCGTTGGTCGCCGCAGAGGCCGATTCGTCCCTGGGCAGCCGTTTGAGTTCCCCAAGCCGAGGGACCGCGACCGATTGCTCGCAGGAAGGGCAGGAGACGCTATCACCCGCTTGTGAGGGGGTGACAAGGATCACTTTTTGGCAGTGAGGGCACGAAAGTTGGTACATGAAGATCAAATGAAAAAGAATTGAAGGCGAAGTGGGTGGACCACGAAGGCAACCTGACTAAAATCCAAAGTGTGCAAACGGCGCCACCGCCAACCCCTACCGCTCCCACCCGTTGACGGAGAAATCGTGTGACTTGCTCTCACTTTACTCCGCAACCGCGTCGGACACCGCTCATGGTGACTCGTGGTAACAATAGCGAACTGTTTTGTTCGTCCTGGTGGACCGGAAGGATCGGGTCCCACCTACAAGAGTGGTCATTTGCCGAATGTTGCCATGGAGGCAAGGAAAGCGGAGCGACTTGATATTTAGGGCATACTTAAATTTGAGGTCACGAGGCTTGGAAGTGTTTGGACCGGGGAAACTCTTGATTACGGCAGCCACGTTGGGTTGGTTCGTACCAAGTGACGACCGGTCGATTGGGCAACCGGCGGTCAATGGGGCAATCGGGCAGTCTGTCATTCGGTGGTGCTCTTAGCAAAGAGGGTCTCTCTTTGCTTGGTCTCCATCGGTCAAACTGCGGTACCGATCCCACGAACCGTTTCCGCAAAGCTCATTTCGTGACTAATGCAAACAACCCATTCATCTAGAAACTCCTTCCATTTGAAGTACTGTCGCAATAATGAGTCCACTGTGGTGTAGAGTTAAGGAGCAACTTTGTTCTTAGTCAACTCGTTCTCAGTCAGCTTGTTCCGCATCTCAATGTGAAATGAAGTTCAATAAGAAATGAAGTTCACAGGGGGCTTCCGCTCATTCCTTCGTCAACTTGCACCATTACTCACTTGCACGATTACTCATTTGCACATCGATAAATTTTCACGATTGTCATCCACCACTTGGCCATCGACCACATGATTGCTCGTTTCGTTTGACTTGATACGAAACCGATTTTTAGCCCTCATATCTCACACTGTTCCGCTAGGAGTTCCCCTTTGTTCGATACACTCTTGGACGAATTTGATGACGTAACCGTCCAAAGCACCGAAGCCGTGACCGGCAGTTTTCGCAAGCTGCCCGTTGACGACAGCGACGACAACGATGCTGCCGTCGCTATGGCTTCTGCTGCCGATGGCGAAGTCCAACTCGAAAGCCCCGACGAACTGCTTGCTGGTGACGAAACCGAAACGTGGTCCGATGATCCGGTTCGGATGTACTTGACCCAAATGGGCGAGATTCCGCTACTGACACGAAAGCAAGAAATTGAACTTGCCAAGCGGATCGAAGAAACACGCCGTCGGTTCCGTACCAAATTGCTCGAGAACCATTACGTTCTCGTCGAAGCCTACAAGACGCTGAAGAAGGTTTACCGCGGCCAATTGCCGTTTGACCGTACCGTTCAAGTTTCGGTCACCGACCATTTGGAAAAAGAACAGATCGTCGGCCGTTTGCCACACAACCTGCGAACGCTGCAAACCTTGCTGCGACGCAATCGACACGATTGGAAAGTCGCACTCAGCAAGGCGGCCTCGCAGCGACGCCGCGTCGAAGCGTGGCGGTCGCTTGCCCGTCGTCGTCGTCGTGCCGTACGTTTGATCGAAGAGCTCGGTCTGCGTACCCAGCGAATTGAAACGCGAATCGACTTGCTCGAAAAATTCTCGCATCGTTTGACCGAAATCGACCACATCATTTCGGACCAAAAACGCACCAAACATGGTCGTGAAGTCCGCGAGAAATTGCTTCACGAGCGACGCCAGATTTTGACCGCGTGCCAGGAAACCCCCACTTCACTACGCAATCGCGTGGCGATGTTGAACAAGGTGTACGCCGAGTACCAACAAGCCAAACGTGAACTGAGCGAAGGAAACCTGCGTCTGGTGGTTTCGATCGCTAAAAAGTATCGCAACCGTGGTTTGTCGTTCCTGGATTTGATCCAAGAAGGGAACGCCGGTTTGATGCGGGCGGTCGACAAATTTGAATATCGTCGTGGTTTCAAATTCTGTACCTACGCGACGTGGTGGATTCGCCAAGCGATCACCCGAGCGGTTGCTGACCAGAGCCGAACGATTCGTATCCCGGTTCACATGGTCGAAACGATGAGCCGCGTGCGAAACGTTGCTCGCCAATTGCTGCAAGAACTCGGACGTGAACCCACGATCGAAGAAACCGCGCGTCGCGCGGATGTGACCGTCGAAGAAGCCCGTCGTGTTTTGACGATGAGCCGTTTCCCGATTTCGTTGGATCGTCCCGTTGGCAACAGCGAAGACAGCCAGTTCGGTGATCTGCTTCCCGATGGTGCCGCAGAGAGCCCGCAAATCGGTGCGACGCAAGAAATGCTGCGTGACCGCATCACCGGAGTGTTGAAGTCGTTGTCGTATCGTGAACGCGAGATCATCAAACTGCGTTATGGTCTCGGGGACGGTTACAGCTATACGCTCGAAGAAGTGGGGCACATTTTCAAAGTGACTCGTGAGCGTATTCGACAAATCGAAGCCAAGGCGGTGCGAAAGCTGCAACAGCCGAGCCGTAGCCAGGATTTGGTAGGCTTCCTCGACTAGTCAAGTCGATCCATTTGTATTAACAATCGATGGCGATGTGCTTGTTTCAAGTGCATCGCCATTTTTTGTATCCGCTTTGACGAGTCGCTGGCGAATCAGGGAACCCAAGCACGATGCCCACCGTCCATGAATTATTGCAACAAGGCTGGCAACGGCATCAAGCGGGAAAGCTTGATGAGGCGATTCAAGTTTATCGCCACGTGCTGGCGAATTCCCCAAAGAACGCGGATGCCTTGGTCTATTTGGGGATCGCGTTTTTTGATCAACGCGACTTTGAGCAATCCGTTGCCGT includes the following:
- a CDS encoding flavoprotein, which codes for MSEQRRAILLAVGGGIAAYKAATVCSRLVQSGYDLRTAMTSSASQFIGAATFAALSGKTVAQDSFDPGRFPLGAHIEWTRDVDLLIVAPATANLLAKFASGLADDLISTMYLQAECPVLLAPAMSASMWSKPAVQRNVETLRRDGCHFVGPESGWLSCRVRGEGRMAEPDAIVAAAIQRLPES
- a CDS encoding putative manganese-dependent inorganic diphosphatase, with product MTVFVFGHRNPDTDAICSAIAYADFLKKTTRPDAVAACCGAPNQRTEFALRKAKLPPPRIIMDVRPEIEDVCQRDVVFARQSEVFYEVYQRMKEHGLRAIPIVDDNDKVVGIVTLLELLELVLQGGVDPIHSREVCSNLTKVASVLGGTFQHVVDPDRTDEFVVTVGAMSAEGFTQRMNQFSAERLLVVSGDRPTIQLPALELGVRAMVIAGGYELSSGLLHLAQARGVSVIISPYDTATTTMRIKAARLIDSVIQRDFISLPAKMPVEAARQQIFRSSQTVFPVLDNGKLVGVLSKSDLVNPPMPELVLVDHNELSQAVQGAEDAIITEVLDHHRLGGSLKSSNPIRFTLEPVGSTCTLVARLFRQADLKPSAAVALCMASGIISDTLFLRSPTTTDVDRDILQWLQQFCAFDLEEYATEFFEVGSALRSGEAGRVVREDCKEFEEAGVKFSISQIEEIGFDLFWERKDELAAALEQLAKDNQLDFSALLVTDISSNGSLLLMSREPEGWDEINYPELEENLYELEEVVSRKKQLLPLIISLLDSAPQSS
- a CDS encoding class I SAM-dependent methyltransferase, giving the protein MFGADCAAEVKFIKGCGSEWMQRAPKRMFEPACGTGRLLYALVKKGFRVDGLDLNPKAVEFCNARFRRHGVRESAFVADMSDFTTKWKCDLAFNTINSFRHLCSEREARGHLQCMGEVVRPGGLYLLGIHLTPTEVAPSETESWSARRGHLAISTHMWTNERNTESRIERFGIRFDIHSPSHSFRITDELVLRSYTPKQMNRLIQSSKCWEVAATYDFGYDLDHPIEVDASTEDVVYVLRRKPD
- a CDS encoding sigma-70 family RNA polymerase sigma factor; its protein translation is MFDTLLDEFDDVTVQSTEAVTGSFRKLPVDDSDDNDAAVAMASAADGEVQLESPDELLAGDETETWSDDPVRMYLTQMGEIPLLTRKQEIELAKRIEETRRRFRTKLLENHYVLVEAYKTLKKVYRGQLPFDRTVQVSVTDHLEKEQIVGRLPHNLRTLQTLLRRNRHDWKVALSKAASQRRRVEAWRSLARRRRRAVRLIEELGLRTQRIETRIDLLEKFSHRLTEIDHIISDQKRTKHGREVREKLLHERRQILTACQETPTSLRNRVAMLNKVYAEYQQAKRELSEGNLRLVVSIAKKYRNRGLSFLDLIQEGNAGLMRAVDKFEYRRGFKFCTYATWWIRQAITRAVADQSRTIRIPVHMVETMSRVRNVARQLLQELGREPTIEETARRADVTVEEARRVLTMSRFPISLDRPVGNSEDSQFGDLLPDGAAESPQIGATQEMLRDRITGVLKSLSYREREIIKLRYGLGDGYSYTLEEVGHIFKVTRERIRQIEAKAVRKLQQPSRSQDLVGFLD